The stretch of DNA AGAACGAGGGGCGCTCTGTTGCTCGCATGGGCCTTGTGATGAGGATGCCGCGGATGTGAAAGACGGCCGACCTTGTCAGTCTTTCGCCGTGTTTCGGCATGAAACCCTCTGTCCCTTGACATCTCTGCGCCCTTTTGACTAATGTAAGTAAGCGCTAACAAACATGACAACGAACAGCGGTACACGAAAGAGGATTTTGGAGGCCGGGTTACGGGTCTTTTCGAAGAAGGGCTATCTCGGTGCCACGACGCGGGAGATCGCGGGCGAGGCGGGAATCGCGGAGGTGACCCTCTTCAGGCATTTCTCGTCGAAGGAAAAACTCTTCGAGGAAGTGATACACACCTACACCTTTCTCCCGGCCCTGAAAGGGCTGCTTCCCGAATTGAGGGACATGGATTACCCCGGCGCTCTCTCGGAGATAGCGAAGAGGTTTCTCGCGAGGCTATCCGAGAGGAGGGAACTGATACAGATCATGAACGCCGAGGTGCGGCTCTATCCCGCGAAGGTGAAGGAGATCTATCACAATTTTGTGGATGAAATCTTCAGGACGCTAGCGTCCTATTTCAAGGAGCTGAAGGGCAAGGGTGTTCTGCGGGACTTTCATCCCGAACTGGGTGCCCGGGCCTTTCTCGGGATGTTCTTTTCGTACTTCAACGCGCGGGAATTCCTCCTGCAGAGGAAATATCCCTTCACGGACGAGAGCGTCGTGCATGAGTATGTGGATATCTTCGTGAAAGGGACGTTGAGAGCGAAGACGCGACAGGGAGAGAGGAAAGGGTGATGAGAAAAGGGTGATGAGAAAAGGTGGGGAAGGGCAACTGTCGATGAACGGGAATTCGGTTTCTGTGAACGTGATGATACTCCTTGTTGCGGCTGTATTATCGGTATCCCTTCTGGCGTCTTGCTCGAGCGAAAAGAAGGCGCCTCCGAAGAAAGATGCGGTTCCGGTTTCAGCCAGCGATGTCGTGCAGAGGACGGTTCCCGTGCAGCTTCGTGCCATCGGCAATGTCGAGGCTTACACTACGGTCGGGGTGAAAGCGCAGATCGGCGGAGAACTTCAGACCGTGCACTTCAAAGAGGGACAGGACGTGAGGAAGGGCGACATCCTCTTCACGATCGACCCCCGTCCTTATGAAGCGGCGCTGAAACAAGCGGAGGCGAACCTCGCAAAGGACAGCGCTCAGCTCGAGAACGCTCGCGAGGAGGTACGGCGTTATGCGGAACTCGTCAAGAAGGGATACGTGGCTCAGGAGCAGTTCGACCAGATCCGCACAAACTTTGCGGCCTTTGAGGCGACAGTGAACGCAGACCGGGCCGTAGTAGAAAACGCCAGGCTTCAGGTCAAATACTGCTACATTTACTCTCCTGTTACCGGTCGTACCGGAAGTCTCCTGTCCCAACAGGGCAATCTCATAAAGGCGAATGCGGATAATCCTATAGTCGTAATCAACCAGGTTCAGCCGATCTACGTAACGTTTTCCGTGCCGGAACAGTACCTCGGTGAGATCAAGAAATATATGGCGATGGAGAAGGTGAAGGTCGATGCGGTCATCGGGACGGATGAAGCTCACCCTGTCGAGGGGATACTCACCTTCGTGGACAACGCGGTCGACGTCACGACCGGCACGATAAAGCTGAAGGCCACGTTCGCGAACGCGGAAAAAAGGCTCTGGCCCGGTCAGTTTGTGAACGTCGTCATGACGCTCACGACTCAGCCGAACGCGATCGTGATTCCCGCTCCCGCGGTCCAGACCGGGCAAAGTGGTCAGTATGTCTTCGTCATCAAGGACGACCTTACCGTTGAGTCACGCCCTGTTGATGTGGGCAGGGCACTCGACGGCGAATCGGTCATCGAGAAGGGACTTCGGGCCGGTGAGAAGGTCGTGACGGACGGACAACTCCGCCTCGTTCCGGGCGTCAGGGTCGAGATCAAG from Thermodesulfovibrionales bacterium encodes:
- a CDS encoding efflux RND transporter periplasmic adaptor subunit; the protein is MRKGGEGQLSMNGNSVSVNVMILLVAAVLSVSLLASCSSEKKAPPKKDAVPVSASDVVQRTVPVQLRAIGNVEAYTTVGVKAQIGGELQTVHFKEGQDVRKGDILFTIDPRPYEAALKQAEANLAKDSAQLENAREEVRRYAELVKKGYVAQEQFDQIRTNFAAFEATVNADRAVVENARLQVKYCYIYSPVTGRTGSLLSQQGNLIKANADNPIVVINQVQPIYVTFSVPEQYLGEIKKYMAMEKVKVDAVIGTDEAHPVEGILTFVDNAVDVTTGTIKLKATFANAEKRLWPGQFVNVVMTLTTQPNAIVIPAPAVQTGQSGQYVFVIKDDLTVESRPVDVGRALDGESVIEKGLRAGEKVVTDGQLRLVPGVRVEIKNAAGRGK
- a CDS encoding TetR/AcrR family transcriptional regulator, with the protein product MTTNSGTRKRILEAGLRVFSKKGYLGATTREIAGEAGIAEVTLFRHFSSKEKLFEEVIHTYTFLPALKGLLPELRDMDYPGALSEIAKRFLARLSERRELIQIMNAEVRLYPAKVKEIYHNFVDEIFRTLASYFKELKGKGVLRDFHPELGARAFLGMFFSYFNAREFLLQRKYPFTDESVVHEYVDIFVKGTLRAKTRQGERKG